CCGTGCTCGGCGTGCAGTTGCTGGATCTCGCGGGCGATTCGCGGTTGGTCGCCACGGTGTTTCTCCCGGATCCACTGGATCTGTGGCGCGAGTTCCTGGGTGCGCCGGGCCGCACGGAGCTGGCCGAGGGCCGGCCGGAGCAGCAGCGCGCGGATGGTGAAGACCAGGAAGGCGATCGCGAGCACCCAGGCGAGCCCGCTGTCGTGGCCGAGCAGGGAACCGAAGATGGCGTGCCAGAACCACAGCACGGCCGAGACAGGGTAGAGCAGGAAGTCGAACATGGGGTCACTCCGTCAGGACGAGGAATTCGGACAGGCGGAAGCGACTGCCCTGCTCGCGCGGAGATCAGGCGGGGGTCAGGCAGCCGCGCTGCCCGCTGACGGAGCTCGTGGCCGGGTGCGGCCCGGCGCGTCCGGATCACGAAGCCGGAGGTAGACGGCCGACCGGGCCCGTTCGCGCAGGCTGAGCGCCCGTTGCTGGACCGGGGCGGTGGTGGGCTCCGGCTGGACCCGGCCCGCGCAGACGACCAGCGCCGAGGCCAGCGCGGCGGTGAGCGCGGTCGCGAGTGCGAAGGAACCGGCGTTGCCCGCGGTGGGCAACGCGAGGAACAGCGCGGGCAGGAGCAACGCGAGCACGAAGCCGATGCGCGTGCCCAGCTGCGCCTGCCGTGTCATACCGGCATGCTACCCGCCATCGCGGGTCAGTAGCCGAAGTTCTGTGTCCAGTACCAGCCGGAACGTTCGAGGCCGACGCCGATCGTGTCCAGCGAGCAGTTCAGGATGTTCTTGCGGTGCCCGGGGGAGTTCATCCACATCGACATCACCTTGTCGGCGCTGCGCGCCCCCATGGCGATGTTCTCCGCGCCCGGTTTGGGGTATCCGGCGCGCCGGATGCGCTGGTCGAAGGTGACCCCCTCCGGGGTGGTGTGCGAGAAGTAGCCACGGGCGGCCATGTCCTCGCTGTGCGCCTGCGCGGCGGCGGCCAGCCGGTCGTCGGTACGCACCGGTTCGCAGCCAGCCCGCGCGCGTGCCTCGTTCACCAGCGTGACCACCTGACCGGTCAGCGAGTCGTCGCGGAGCACGGTCGGCTTCCGGCTGGAGCTGTCCGGCCGGGGTGCGGGCTCGGTCTCGGTGCTGGGCGCGGGCTCCGAGGTGGTCTCGCCCGGCGAGGACGGCGGGCCGGTGGTGGTGCTCGGCGGGCCGGTCGGCTCGGTGGTGGCGGTCGTGCTGCCGTCGCCGGGGGTGGCGGTGCTCGTCACCGTGCCGCCGACCGAGGTCCCGACGCCCTGGCCGGAGCCCGGTGGGGCCGCGAGGTAGGCGGCGTTACGTGGCGTGTCCGGCACGCCCGTTCCCTGGCCCGGCGGGAGCTCGGACAGCAGGTGGCCGCCCGCGCCGAGCGCGCCGCCAAGCAGCACACTGAGGGCCAGCAGCACTGGCTTACGATTCGGTCTCGGCGTGGACACGGTGGCGCAAACTACCACCAAAGAGTGACGACCGAAACCTACTTCGGTGATTCAGTGCCGCTGTTCGGTCAACTCGGCCGTGGATCTGTGGGTAATTTCCGCCGTCTCGGTGATGAACTCGACAATCACCTGTAACTGATCGTCACTGTAGCGGCCACAGAGCTCCACCATCCCGGAGAGCAGCGACTCCCACTGCGGACCGAAGGCGGCCAGTTGCTCCCTTCGCAGCTCGACCAGCACCTTGCGGCGGTCCTCCGGATGCGGCCCCCGGCGCACGATGCCCTTGCCTTCCAGCCGGTCGATCAGCGCGGTGACCGAGGCCGGCGCCAGCCCGGAACTGCGGGCCAGTTCCTTCGGCGTCTGCGGCCCGAGTCGCTCCAGGTAGTCGATCGTCTTGGTCTCCACCGGAGAGAGCCCCACCGTGTCGGCGATCGCCGCGTGGAACATCACGGTCTCGGTGGACAGCAGCCTGCCCGCGTTCAGCACCTGCTCGATCAGCTCAGCTCGCGTACTTGACACGCGCACGATGATAGCCGAGCATTTCGTTCGACAGAACGAAATAGTTTCTAAGAGATACGGTGGATCGTATGACTCGGGCGTTGATCATCGGGGGTGGC
The sequence above is drawn from the Amycolatopsis aidingensis genome and encodes:
- a CDS encoding DUF6412 domain-containing protein: MTRQAQLGTRIGFVLALLLPALFLALPTAGNAGSFALATALTAALASALVVCAGRVQPEPTTAPVQQRALSLRERARSAVYLRLRDPDAPGRTRPRAPSAGSAAA
- a CDS encoding CAP domain-containing protein, producing the protein MLLALSVLLGGALGAGGHLLSELPPGQGTGVPDTPRNAAYLAAPPGSGQGVGTSVGGTVTSTATPGDGSTTATTEPTGPPSTTTGPPSSPGETTSEPAPSTETEPAPRPDSSSRKPTVLRDDSLTGQVVTLVNEARARAGCEPVRTDDRLAAAAQAHSEDMAARGYFSHTTPEGVTFDQRIRRAGYPKPGAENIAMGARSADKVMSMWMNSPGHRKNILNCSLDTIGVGLERSGWYWTQNFGY
- a CDS encoding MarR family winged helix-turn-helix transcriptional regulator; translated protein: MSSTRAELIEQVLNAGRLLSTETVMFHAAIADTVGLSPVETKTIDYLERLGPQTPKELARSSGLAPASVTALIDRLEGKGIVRRGPHPEDRRKVLVELRREQLAAFGPQWESLLSGMVELCGRYSDDQLQVIVEFITETAEITHRSTAELTEQRH